One segment of Mycolicibacterium sp. YH-1 DNA contains the following:
- a CDS encoding VOC family protein: MSDAVGAHQDLHSDQGARRGEHPGRSRNPVIKVRDIAWLEFEKPDLIRTEAFAAAFGFATVARTSDELQLRGTDAGAPCLIVRRRPKSRFAGIAFAAADEADVLRLADVTGTPTRALPESIGGLAVDLIDPSGVPVHVIAGTHDLAPLPSQAPLVVNRGHDLLRTNATQRPPRVAASVQRLGHVVLQSTKYLEALNWYLDNLGMIVSDFQFFPGQRDRGPTVSFIRCDRGDVPADHHTLAMTLGPRNRYVHSAYQVADLDALAAGGEYLRERGYHRSWGIGRHIQGSQLFDYWRDPDGFLVEHFADGDMFDNTLEPGWAPFTASGLAQWGPPVTKDFLGIAPNRESIDELRSMLAAVRDHDNEFTLARLRGLLKVASS, translated from the coding sequence ATGAGCGACGCCGTAGGAGCGCATCAAGACCTGCACAGTGACCAGGGCGCACGGCGGGGCGAGCACCCTGGCCGGTCCCGAAATCCGGTCATCAAGGTGCGCGATATCGCCTGGCTGGAGTTCGAGAAGCCGGACCTCATCCGCACCGAGGCGTTCGCGGCGGCCTTCGGCTTCGCCACGGTGGCAAGGACGTCCGACGAGCTGCAACTGCGCGGCACCGACGCCGGTGCCCCGTGTCTGATCGTGCGCCGGCGTCCCAAGTCGAGATTCGCTGGCATCGCCTTCGCCGCCGCCGACGAAGCCGACGTGTTGCGCCTGGCCGACGTGACGGGCACACCAACCCGCGCGCTCCCCGAGAGCATCGGCGGACTCGCGGTCGACCTGATCGACCCTAGCGGCGTCCCAGTTCACGTCATCGCCGGCACCCACGACTTGGCGCCTCTGCCGTCTCAGGCCCCGCTGGTGGTGAACCGTGGGCATGATCTACTGCGCACCAACGCAACCCAGCGTCCGCCACGGGTTGCCGCCAGCGTGCAACGCCTCGGCCACGTCGTGCTGCAGAGCACCAAGTACCTCGAGGCGCTGAACTGGTACCTGGACAACCTCGGCATGATCGTCAGCGACTTCCAGTTCTTCCCCGGCCAGCGCGACCGCGGCCCGACGGTCAGCTTCATCCGCTGCGACCGCGGCGACGTACCCGCCGACCACCACACGCTGGCGATGACACTCGGCCCGCGCAATCGGTACGTGCACTCCGCGTACCAGGTGGCCGATCTCGATGCGCTGGCCGCCGGCGGCGAGTACCTGCGCGAACGCGGCTACCACCGATCGTGGGGCATCGGCCGTCACATCCAGGGCAGCCAACTCTTCGACTACTGGCGCGATCCTGACGGCTTCCTCGTCGAGCACTTCGCCGACGGCGACATGTTCGACAACACCCTCGAACCCGGCTGGGCGCCGTTCACCGCGTCCGGCCTGGCCCAGTGGGGACCGCCCGTCACCAAGGACTTCCTCGGGATCGCCCCCAACCGGGAGTCGATCGACGAGCTGCGCTCGATGCTCGCCGCCGTCAGAGACCACGACAACGAATTCACCCTCGCCCGCCTGCGCGGCCTGCTGAAAGTAGCCAGCTCATGA
- a CDS encoding cytochrome P450 yields MTQTGNRIPAYRSDIYSTAAIVDPYPHYARLRALGPVVRLPRHRAYAIPRYAECKSILRDDKTFISGDGVALNPIPNTFSKGTTLTSDGVAHDERRKLVAHRLLPRALRSMADDVDRLADEIVDRAVAKGSVDGIDDIASALPLAVVPDLVGWPRAQRADLMAWGGATFDLLGPFNRRAARALPDSARMLRFARRVVKNRSVLDGSLGHDVLLAADNGELSDADCASLMIDYIVPSLDTTISAIANGVHLFATHPEQFELLKRQPELLPNAVNEIIRYSSPLRAFTRKARRDVEVGGVVVPGGARVLVIYASANRDELEWDEPDVFDIRNDATRQLGFGNGAHACAGQGLARLETQAMLRALVERVDRIELTATPVWALNNIIRRHSSLPVKLVAA; encoded by the coding sequence ATGACGCAGACGGGCAACCGTATTCCCGCCTACCGCTCCGACATCTACTCGACCGCGGCGATCGTCGATCCCTACCCGCATTATGCGCGGCTGCGCGCGCTCGGGCCCGTCGTGCGACTTCCCCGGCACCGGGCGTACGCAATCCCCCGCTACGCCGAGTGCAAGTCGATCCTGCGCGATGACAAGACCTTCATCTCGGGCGACGGGGTCGCGCTGAACCCGATCCCGAACACCTTCTCGAAGGGCACCACCCTCACCAGCGATGGGGTGGCCCACGACGAGCGCCGCAAGCTCGTCGCCCACCGCCTGCTCCCACGCGCCCTGCGCTCGATGGCCGACGACGTCGACCGCTTGGCGGACGAGATCGTTGATCGGGCCGTCGCCAAGGGGTCGGTGGACGGCATCGACGACATCGCGTCGGCATTGCCGCTGGCGGTCGTCCCCGACCTGGTTGGTTGGCCGCGGGCCCAGCGAGCCGACCTGATGGCATGGGGAGGAGCCACTTTCGACCTACTCGGGCCCTTCAACCGGCGTGCGGCGCGGGCTCTCCCGGACTCCGCGCGGATGCTCCGCTTCGCTCGCCGAGTCGTCAAGAACCGCTCGGTCCTCGACGGCAGCCTGGGGCACGACGTCCTGCTCGCTGCCGACAACGGTGAACTGTCGGACGCCGACTGCGCGTCGCTGATGATCGACTACATCGTCCCGTCGCTGGACACCACCATCAGCGCGATCGCCAACGGCGTACACCTGTTCGCCACCCACCCCGAACAGTTCGAGCTACTCAAGCGTCAGCCCGAGCTGCTCCCGAACGCGGTCAACGAGATCATCCGGTACTCGTCTCCGCTACGCGCGTTCACACGAAAGGCACGTCGCGACGTCGAGGTCGGCGGCGTCGTGGTGCCGGGCGGAGCCAGGGTGCTGGTGATCTACGCGTCCGCGAACCGCGACGAACTCGAATGGGATGAGCCGGACGTGTTCGACATCCGCAATGACGCGACCCGTCAGCTCGGCTTCGGCAATGGCGCCCATGCGTGTGCCGGGCAGGGGCTCGCGCGCCTGGAGACGCAGGCGATGCTGCGCGCACTCGTCGAGCGGGTGGACCGCATCGAACTGACGGCGACCCCGGTCTGGGCACTGAACAACATCATCCGCCGGCACTCATCGCTGCCGGTCAAGCTGGTCGCCGCCTAG
- a CDS encoding isocitrate lyase/phosphoenolpyruvate mutase family protein: MSKQDLQKSAAALLALHVPGTPVVLPTVWDAWSAKLAVDAGFAALTVGSHPVAESVGKPDGEGMSFDELTARVAQITGAVDVPISVDIESGYGETPQRIIDGLLSVGAVGFNIEDTVHKEGKRIRTAEEHAALVGELRRAADAADVHVVINARTDLFLRQDGDEANRFERAVSRLKLCAEAGADSLYPVGRHDPDTLRRLTSELPLPVNAIALPDQDDPASFGPLGVGRISFGPFLQGALSARAGELLARWR, from the coding sequence TTGTCCAAGCAGGATCTTCAGAAAAGCGCCGCCGCGCTGCTCGCCTTGCACGTGCCCGGCACACCCGTGGTGCTCCCGACGGTCTGGGACGCGTGGTCGGCCAAGCTCGCGGTCGACGCGGGATTTGCTGCGCTGACCGTCGGCAGCCATCCCGTCGCGGAGTCCGTCGGCAAGCCCGACGGTGAGGGCATGTCGTTCGACGAGCTGACAGCGCGCGTCGCACAGATCACCGGCGCCGTCGACGTGCCGATCTCGGTGGACATCGAATCGGGCTACGGCGAGACGCCGCAGCGGATCATCGACGGTCTGCTGTCGGTGGGTGCGGTCGGGTTCAACATCGAGGACACGGTGCACAAGGAGGGCAAGCGAATCCGCACCGCCGAGGAGCACGCCGCGCTGGTGGGTGAATTGCGCAGGGCCGCTGACGCGGCCGACGTGCACGTGGTGATCAACGCCCGAACCGATCTCTTCCTCCGGCAGGATGGTGACGAGGCGAATCGCTTCGAGCGTGCGGTGTCTCGGCTCAAGCTGTGCGCGGAGGCGGGTGCCGACAGCCTGTACCCCGTGGGTCGACACGATCCGGACACTTTGCGCCGCCTGACATCCGAGCTGCCGCTGCCGGTCAACGCCATAGCGCTACCGGATCAGGACGACCCGGCATCGTTCGGCCCGCTGGGCGTCGGCCGGATCAGCTTCGGACCGTTCCTGCAAGGCGCCCTCTCGGCCCGGGCGGGTGAGCTACTCGCGCGATGGCGGTAG
- the nirB gene encoding nitrite reductase large subunit NirB, with the protein MSSQKRVVVVGHGMVGHRFVEALRSRDGDGSWYVVVLGEEADAAYDRVGLTGYTEHWDRAQLALAGNEYAGDDNVELILRDSVTHIDRTAKHVTTTLGRRIPYDALVLATGSYAFVPPVPGHDLPHCHVYRTLDDLDAIRAGALAAVDSKTPVGVVIGGGLLGLEAANALRTFGLSTHVLEMSPHLMAAQLDGASGALLNRMIRGLGIEVHTGVGTETIQPAQKNKPLRKSDNDDSVRLSLNDGTSIDAGVVVFAAGVRPRDELAREAGLDIAQRGGVLTDLTCVTSDPSIYAIGEVAAIEGRCYGLVGPGYTSAEVAADRLLGGEAEFGEADMSTKLKLLGVDVASFGDAQGRTPNCLDVVVNDPVKQTYAKLVLSDDAKTLLGGILVGDASAYGVLRPMVASELPGDPLSLIAPVQDGTAPGLGVGALPDIAQICSCNNVTKGDLREAICGGCTDVPGLKKCTLAGTSCGSCVPLLKQLLEAEGVQQSKALCEHFGQSRAELFEIIGATEIRTFSGLIERFGTGKGCDICKPTVASILASTSSDHVLEGETASLQDSNDHFLANIQRNGSYSVVPRVPGGDIAPEHLILIGEIARDFDLYTKITGGQRIDMFGARVDQLPEIWRRLVEGGMESGHAYGKSLRTVKSCVGSDWCRYGQQDSVQMAIDLELRYRGLRAPHKIKMGVSGCARECAEARGKDVGVIATENGWNLYVGGNGGMTPRHAELLAGDLDDETLIRYIDRFLMFYIRTADRLQRTAPWVEGLPGGLDHLRDVVCDDSLGLAEEFEAAIERHVTGYACEWKGVLDDPDKLSRFVSFVNAPGVADPTVEFEQRSGRKVPSTVSIGMPKIGL; encoded by the coding sequence ATGTCCTCTCAGAAACGTGTCGTGGTCGTGGGACACGGCATGGTCGGGCACCGCTTCGTCGAAGCGCTGCGCTCCCGCGACGGCGACGGCTCCTGGTACGTGGTGGTCCTCGGGGAGGAGGCCGACGCCGCCTACGACCGTGTGGGGCTCACCGGCTACACCGAGCACTGGGACCGCGCGCAGTTGGCGCTGGCCGGTAACGAGTACGCCGGTGACGACAATGTCGAGCTCATCCTTCGCGACAGCGTGACCCACATCGACCGCACCGCGAAACACGTCACGACGACGCTTGGCCGTCGCATCCCCTACGACGCCCTCGTGCTGGCCACCGGCTCGTACGCGTTCGTCCCGCCGGTCCCGGGACACGACCTGCCGCACTGTCACGTCTATCGCACGCTCGACGATCTGGACGCCATCCGGGCCGGCGCGCTGGCCGCGGTCGACTCGAAGACGCCGGTCGGCGTGGTGATCGGCGGTGGTCTGCTCGGCCTGGAAGCCGCCAACGCGCTGCGCACGTTCGGGTTGAGCACCCACGTCCTGGAGATGTCACCGCATCTCATGGCTGCCCAGCTCGACGGGGCCAGCGGCGCCCTGCTGAACCGGATGATCCGGGGTCTCGGCATCGAGGTGCACACCGGAGTCGGCACCGAGACAATCCAACCGGCGCAGAAGAACAAGCCGCTGCGGAAATCCGACAACGACGACTCGGTGCGGCTGTCGCTCAATGACGGCACCAGCATCGACGCCGGTGTTGTGGTCTTCGCTGCGGGTGTGCGTCCGCGCGACGAACTGGCCCGTGAGGCCGGCCTTGACATCGCGCAGCGTGGTGGCGTGCTGACCGACTTGACCTGCGTCACAAGCGATCCGAGCATCTATGCGATTGGCGAGGTGGCCGCCATCGAGGGTCGTTGCTACGGCCTGGTCGGCCCCGGCTACACCAGTGCCGAGGTGGCCGCCGACCGGTTGCTCGGCGGTGAGGCCGAGTTCGGTGAGGCCGATATGTCCACCAAGCTCAAGCTGCTCGGCGTGGATGTGGCCAGCTTCGGCGATGCCCAGGGGCGGACGCCCAACTGCCTGGATGTCGTCGTCAACGATCCGGTGAAGCAGACCTACGCCAAACTGGTCCTCTCCGATGACGCCAAGACGCTACTCGGCGGCATTCTGGTCGGCGACGCGTCTGCCTACGGGGTGCTGCGCCCGATGGTCGCCAGCGAGCTGCCCGGTGACCCGCTGTCGTTGATCGCACCGGTCCAGGACGGAACCGCACCGGGTCTGGGGGTCGGTGCGCTGCCTGATATCGCACAGATCTGCTCGTGCAACAACGTGACGAAGGGCGATCTGCGGGAGGCCATCTGCGGGGGCTGCACCGATGTGCCCGGTCTGAAGAAGTGCACGCTCGCTGGCACGTCGTGCGGGTCGTGTGTTCCGCTGCTCAAGCAGCTGCTCGAGGCTGAGGGCGTCCAGCAGAGCAAGGCGCTGTGTGAGCACTTCGGCCAGTCGCGCGCCGAGCTGTTCGAGATCATCGGTGCCACCGAGATCCGCACCTTCTCCGGGCTGATCGAGCGATTCGGCACCGGCAAGGGCTGCGATATCTGCAAGCCCACCGTCGCGTCGATCCTGGCGTCCACCAGTTCCGATCACGTGCTCGAGGGTGAGACGGCATCCCTGCAGGACTCCAACGATCACTTCCTGGCCAACATTCAGCGCAACGGCAGCTACTCCGTGGTGCCGCGGGTGCCCGGAGGTGACATCGCGCCCGAGCATCTGATCCTCATCGGGGAGATTGCACGGGATTTCGACCTGTACACCAAGATCACCGGCGGTCAGCGCATCGATATGTTCGGCGCTCGGGTGGACCAGCTGCCGGAGATCTGGCGCCGGCTGGTCGAGGGCGGCATGGAGTCCGGGCACGCCTACGGCAAGTCGCTGCGCACGGTGAAGAGCTGTGTCGGCAGTGACTGGTGCCGCTACGGGCAGCAGGACTCGGTGCAGATGGCCATCGACCTCGAACTGCGTTACCGCGGGCTGCGTGCTCCCCACAAGATCAAGATGGGTGTGTCGGGCTGCGCCCGCGAGTGCGCGGAGGCCCGCGGCAAGGACGTCGGTGTCATCGCGACCGAGAACGGCTGGAATCTCTATGTGGGAGGCAACGGCGGCATGACGCCGCGGCACGCCGAGCTGCTGGCGGGCGACCTCGACGACGAGACGCTGATCCGCTACATCGACCGCTTCCTGATGTTCTACATCCGCACGGCAGATCGGTTGCAGCGCACCGCACCCTGGGTTGAGGGCCTGCCCGGCGGCCTGGACCATCTGCGTGATGTCGTCTGCGACGACTCGCTGGGTCTGGCGGAGGAGTTCGAGGCCGCCATCGAGCGGCATGTCACCGGCTACGCCTGCGAGTGGAAGGGCGTGTTGGACGACCCGGACAAGCTGTCGCGGTTCGTCTCGTTCGTCAACGCGCCCGGCGTCGCCGACCCCACGGTCGAGTTCGAGCAGCGATCCGGCCGCAAGGTCCCCTCCACCGTGTCCATCGGCATGCCCAAGATCGGCCTCTGA
- a CDS encoding TetR/AcrR family transcriptional regulator — MTTQPPERHGDQPNRLARRKQRTRAALIAAAQSFIAAGKLNAPVLEITQAADVGMGSFYNHFDSKEELFDAALTDALDVHADLLDAYTKSLDDPAEAFSCSFRLTGRMFRRRPQESRVLLSTGLSLLSSDRGLAPRARRDISAAVEAGRFHVADVSLAIAMVGGALLGLGQLLHDEPDRDDSQAADTVTQNVLTLLGMPADEASRLCQQPLPDLTFVDQPGPAA, encoded by the coding sequence ATGACGACGCAGCCGCCTGAGCGGCATGGCGATCAGCCGAACCGATTGGCTCGGCGCAAACAGCGGACCCGGGCGGCGCTGATCGCCGCGGCGCAATCCTTCATCGCGGCCGGCAAGCTCAACGCGCCGGTTCTCGAGATCACCCAGGCCGCCGACGTCGGGATGGGATCGTTCTACAACCACTTCGACAGCAAGGAAGAGCTGTTCGACGCGGCCCTCACCGACGCGCTCGACGTGCACGCGGATCTACTGGACGCCTACACCAAGTCGCTCGACGACCCAGCCGAGGCGTTTTCGTGCAGCTTCCGCTTGACAGGGCGGATGTTCCGTCGACGCCCCCAGGAAAGTCGGGTACTGCTGTCGACTGGACTGTCCCTCCTGTCCTCGGACAGAGGTCTGGCACCGCGGGCACGGCGCGATATCAGCGCCGCCGTCGAGGCCGGTCGATTCCACGTCGCGGATGTCAGCCTGGCCATTGCCATGGTCGGAGGGGCGCTGCTCGGGCTGGGTCAACTACTCCACGACGAACCGGATCGCGACGACTCCCAGGCCGCGGACACGGTGACGCAGAACGTTCTCACCCTGCTTGGCATGCCCGCCGACGAAGCCAGTCGCCTCTGCCAGCAGCCGCTGCCCGATCTCACCTTCGTCGACCAACCAGGCCCGGCTGCCTGA
- a CDS encoding fumarylacetoacetate hydrolase family protein — protein sequence MTTTVLRTADAWYVQTDRGAVRIDTAATTTAELLGDRTAVDAAAAATGGDPVPVDTLDLVSPVTAPCRVVAQMANFASHAKDAGLNPKTLPLAFFRKASGSINGPTDDIVKPKHVNLLDYEVEIGLVFGRELPVGAILTEADLPTYIAGLVVTNDVSARDIQLPKTQFYEAKSYPTFTPVGPALVLLDADELKRFGDLRLQLRVNGELRQDAKVAGDMIYLPLRALQELTRFQRMDVGDLLLTGTPVGTALSAPPKPIEIIGALLPPVLKWKAFFKAQVKNTKYLQDGDVVEASVATDDKVVDLGTQRAVVRYA from the coding sequence ATGACCACGACGGTCCTCCGTACCGCCGACGCCTGGTACGTCCAAACCGACCGTGGCGCAGTGCGGATCGACACCGCGGCCACCACCACCGCCGAACTCCTCGGCGACCGGACCGCCGTCGACGCGGCCGCGGCCGCCACCGGCGGCGACCCGGTCCCGGTCGACACCCTCGACCTCGTCTCACCCGTGACCGCACCTTGCCGCGTCGTCGCCCAGATGGCGAACTTCGCATCGCATGCCAAGGACGCGGGACTGAACCCCAAGACACTCCCACTCGCGTTCTTCCGCAAGGCATCCGGGTCGATCAACGGGCCGACCGACGACATCGTCAAGCCCAAGCACGTCAACCTCTTGGACTACGAGGTGGAGATCGGCCTGGTGTTCGGGCGCGAGCTCCCGGTCGGCGCCATCCTCACCGAGGCGGACCTGCCCACCTACATCGCCGGGCTCGTCGTCACCAACGACGTGTCGGCCCGTGACATCCAGCTGCCGAAAACTCAGTTCTACGAAGCCAAGTCGTATCCAACGTTCACGCCCGTCGGACCGGCGCTGGTGCTGCTCGACGCCGATGAACTCAAGCGCTTCGGCGACCTGCGCCTCCAGCTGCGGGTCAACGGCGAACTTCGACAGGACGCCAAGGTGGCCGGCGACATGATCTACCTTCCGCTGCGTGCCCTGCAGGAGCTGACGCGATTCCAGCGGATGGACGTCGGCGATCTGCTGCTGACGGGTACCCCCGTCGGGACCGCGTTGAGTGCACCGCCCAAGCCGATCGAGATCATCGGCGCGCTGCTGCCGCCCGTGCTGAAGTGGAAGGCGTTCTTCAAGGCCCAGGTCAAGAACACGAAGTACCTGCAGGACGGCGACGTCGTGGAGGCCAGTGTGGCAACCGATGACAAGGTGGTGGATCTGGGCACCCAACGCGCGGTGGTCCGCTACGCATGA
- a CDS encoding sirohydrochlorin chelatase: MVGDLAERVGHTLGRHVRTAFVDVLGPSPAEVLGSVTGTAVVVPAFLAHGYHVRVDIPSFVTASGHPDVIVTDALGPSPQMVRVLTDRLVECGWRVGDSVVMAAAGTSDLGAQRDLRITAAMLSAAIGDRVELAFAATGEPKVADAVAGLRARGARRVVVASYLLADGLFQERLRASGADAVTAPLGLHPGVVRLVASRFRRARLPIAA, encoded by the coding sequence ATGGTGGGCGACCTCGCCGAGCGTGTCGGCCACACCCTCGGGCGCCACGTGCGCACCGCCTTCGTCGACGTCCTCGGACCGTCACCGGCCGAGGTCCTGGGATCAGTCACCGGCACCGCCGTGGTCGTGCCGGCGTTTCTGGCCCACGGCTACCACGTGCGCGTTGACATTCCGTCCTTCGTGACCGCGAGCGGACATCCCGACGTCATCGTCACCGACGCGCTCGGACCGTCCCCGCAGATGGTGCGGGTGCTGACCGACCGGCTCGTCGAATGCGGCTGGCGGGTCGGTGATTCCGTCGTGATGGCCGCGGCCGGGACATCGGACCTCGGCGCTCAGCGGGACCTACGAATCACCGCGGCGATGCTGTCGGCGGCCATCGGTGACCGTGTCGAGCTGGCGTTCGCCGCGACGGGGGAACCCAAGGTCGCCGACGCTGTCGCAGGACTGCGCGCCCGCGGTGCGCGTCGAGTGGTCGTCGCCTCGTACCTGTTGGCCGATGGGCTGTTTCAGGAACGTCTGCGCGCGTCAGGTGCCGACGCCGTGACCGCACCACTCGGCCTGCATCCCGGGGTGGTGCGACTGGTGGCGAGCCGCTTTCGACGCGCGCGGCTACCCATCGCGGCCTAG
- a CDS encoding bifunctional 3-(3-hydroxy-phenyl)propionate/3-hydroxycinnamic acid hydroxylase, giving the protein MTAVSHVPVVVIGAGPTGVTAATLLAQFGVDCLVLDRWAQVYPQPRAVHLDDEIFRIVARLGIADEFAAISRPTLGLRLLDRSMHTLAEFRRDTALSRNGFPQANMFDQPEFEAVLRTNLARQSHAELRGDVEVTDLAADARGRVCVTYADRTDGSEHIIEADYVLGCDGANSIVRSRIDSRMEDLGFEQRWLVVDVATATDLAHWEGVDQVCDPDRAGTYMRIGETRYRWEFQLLAGETAADFATLDALGPLIRPWVDHVSRADLELVRVTEYTFRAQLADRWRRGRIFLLGDAAHLTPPFIGQGMGAGLRDAMNLAWKLAGVLTGTLPSDVLETYEQERKPHARHMIRLALAVGRAMTAGGEFGNLIRRMVVPRLHWLPGLSTNLVDSETPALHRTALVCKTRVPRQLAGRLCPNPLVVSGARLDTELGNGFAVITRTAPSAAERAVADERGAVVHLAAPGSELASWLCRGRADAAIIRPDRTVMRAGRDLATLFDALPRSCGGTVRKVKAPQ; this is encoded by the coding sequence ATGACAGCGGTGTCGCACGTCCCCGTCGTCGTCATCGGGGCGGGGCCAACCGGGGTGACGGCAGCCACTCTGCTCGCGCAGTTCGGCGTCGACTGCCTGGTTCTCGACCGCTGGGCGCAGGTGTATCCGCAACCACGGGCCGTGCACCTGGACGACGAGATCTTCCGCATCGTGGCCCGGCTCGGCATCGCCGACGAGTTCGCGGCGATCTCGCGCCCCACGCTGGGGCTGCGGTTGCTCGACCGATCGATGCACACGCTCGCCGAGTTCAGACGCGATACCGCGCTGAGCCGCAACGGGTTTCCCCAGGCAAACATGTTCGACCAGCCTGAGTTCGAGGCCGTGCTGCGGACCAACCTGGCACGTCAGTCGCACGCGGAACTACGCGGCGACGTCGAGGTCACTGACCTCGCCGCCGATGCGCGCGGCCGGGTCTGCGTCACCTACGCCGACCGCACCGACGGCAGCGAACACATCATCGAGGCGGATTACGTGCTTGGCTGCGACGGCGCCAACAGCATCGTGCGGTCCCGGATCGATTCCCGGATGGAGGATCTCGGATTCGAGCAACGCTGGCTCGTCGTCGATGTCGCCACCGCGACGGATCTGGCGCACTGGGAGGGCGTCGACCAGGTCTGCGACCCGGACCGGGCCGGCACGTACATGCGGATCGGCGAGACCCGCTACCGGTGGGAGTTCCAACTGCTGGCCGGCGAGACCGCCGCCGACTTCGCCACTCTCGATGCACTCGGACCGCTGATTCGTCCCTGGGTTGACCATGTTTCGCGTGCCGATCTGGAACTGGTGCGCGTCACCGAGTACACCTTTCGTGCACAGCTTGCCGACCGTTGGCGGCGGGGCCGGATCTTCCTGCTCGGCGACGCCGCCCACCTCACGCCGCCGTTCATCGGACAGGGCATGGGCGCCGGCCTGCGCGACGCGATGAACCTCGCATGGAAGCTCGCCGGAGTACTGACCGGGACCTTGCCCAGCGACGTCCTGGAAACCTATGAGCAGGAGCGGAAGCCGCATGCCCGGCACATGATCCGGCTGGCCCTGGCGGTCGGCCGAGCGATGACGGCGGGCGGCGAGTTCGGGAACCTGATCCGTCGGATGGTGGTGCCGCGACTGCACTGGTTGCCGGGGCTGAGCACCAATCTCGTCGACAGCGAAACGCCGGCGTTGCATCGAACGGCGCTCGTTTGCAAGACCAGGGTACCCAGGCAACTCGCCGGAAGACTCTGCCCGAATCCGTTGGTGGTGAGCGGGGCACGTCTCGACACCGAACTCGGGAACGGCTTCGCCGTCATCACCCGCACCGCGCCAAGTGCAGCCGAGCGCGCCGTCGCCGACGAGCGCGGCGCCGTCGTCCACCTCGCCGCTCCGGGTTCCGAACTCGCGAGCTGGCTGTGCCGCGGTCGCGCCGACGCCGCCATCATCCGGCCCGACCGCACCGTCATGCGCGCGGGCCGGGATCTGGCCACCCTGTTCGACGCCCTCCCCAGGTCTTGCGGCGGAACCGTCCGGAAAGTGAAAGCTCCCCAATGA
- the nirD gene encoding nitrite reductase small subunit NirD translates to MTVTDDRNDVVVWTTACDYARLTPCRGVGVLLPDGAQVALFRLDDGSLHAVGNVDPFSGAAVISRGIVGDRAGRACVQTPIKKQAFALDDGQCLDAADVALPVYRTRVTDDGIVEVAAA, encoded by the coding sequence ATGACAGTGACCGATGACCGCAATGACGTTGTGGTGTGGACGACGGCGTGTGACTACGCGCGGCTGACCCCCTGTCGCGGGGTGGGTGTGCTGCTGCCCGATGGCGCTCAGGTGGCACTGTTCCGGCTCGACGACGGGTCACTGCACGCGGTCGGCAACGTCGACCCGTTCTCGGGTGCGGCGGTGATATCGCGTGGCATCGTCGGTGACCGTGCCGGCCGGGCGTGCGTGCAGACCCCGATCAAGAAGCAGGCCTTCGCCTTGGATGACGGTCAGTGTCTGGACGCCGCCGACGTCGCGCTGCCGGTGTACCGCACCCGCGTCACCGATGACGGCATCGTCGAGGTCGCCGCGGCCTAG
- a CDS encoding YdcF family protein, which translates to MLFSDALPAGWTSVAHAEPAVAGKDFSKPAIVILGYGLEPSGAMRPILRRRVLTGLTVAQFYPQSPIIVTGGNPRNGRTEAAAMRNMLMLLGFPANRIILEDRANSTVQNAAFSVPLAKKAGTTGIILVTSSTHQDRADGNFADAGGNVLATVSFPDGDPATNIAQLVRDVMSPVTNIG; encoded by the coding sequence ATGCTCTTCAGTGACGCCCTACCTGCCGGTTGGACCTCGGTGGCTCACGCCGAGCCCGCAGTCGCAGGCAAGGACTTCAGCAAGCCGGCGATCGTGATCCTGGGTTACGGCCTGGAGCCGAGCGGCGCCATGCGTCCCATCCTGCGCCGCCGGGTGCTCACCGGGCTCACCGTCGCGCAGTTCTACCCGCAGTCACCGATCATCGTCACCGGCGGCAACCCGCGCAACGGTCGAACCGAGGCCGCCGCGATGCGAAACATGCTGATGCTGCTCGGATTCCCCGCCAACAGGATCATCCTGGAGGACCGCGCCAACAGCACCGTTCAGAACGCCGCGTTCTCCGTGCCGCTGGCCAAGAAGGCAGGCACGACGGGCATCATCCTGGTGACATCCTCAACCCATCAGGACAGAGCCGACGGCAACTTCGCTGACGCCGGTGGCAATGTGCTGGCCACGGTCAGCTTCCCCGACGGCGACCCGGCCACCAACATCGCGCAGCTGGTGCGCGATGTGATGAGCCCGGTCACCAACATCGGCTAG